A genomic region of Salvelinus namaycush isolate Seneca chromosome 7, SaNama_1.0, whole genome shotgun sequence contains the following coding sequences:
- the LOC120050831 gene encoding gap junction alpha-3 protein-like, with protein sequence MGDWSFLGRLLENAQEHSTVIGKVWLTVLFIFRILVLGAAAEEVWGDEQSDFTCNTQQPGCENVCYDEAFPISHIRFWVLQIIFVSTPTLIYLGHVLHIVRMEEKRREKEEEQRKASRHQEERDPLYRNGGGGGKKEKPPIRDEHGKIRIRGALLRTYVFNIIFKTLFEVGFILGQYFLYGFQLSPLYKCGRWPCPNTVDCFISRPTEKTIFIIFMLVVACVSLLLNLLEIYHLGWKKVKQGVSNEFAPDRMALPLARDEAVESNMIQEGIAHPALNCLPTYGGVNVVYLPNEQANATAALSEQQAAAAELKMDPFHEDFLLEALPTSFYGSEGSGQQQSVEQNWANMAMELQTLDAEQSPPPPDTAPPIPDSRSSTLPLGESRRSEEHQQQEEEEAEAALPLMHVDDVTVTRVEMHEPPVFIAADARRLSMASKTSSVRARPDDLAV encoded by the exons ATGGGTGACTGGAGCTTTCTGGGGCGGCTGCTGGAGAACGCTCAAGAACACTCCACCGTGATTGGCAAG GTGTGGCTGACAGTCCTCTTCATCTTCCGTATCCTGGTCCTGGGGGCGGCTGCGGAGGAAGTGTGGGGTGACGAGCAGTCTGACTTCACCTGCAACACACAGCAGCCTGGTTGCGAGAACGTGTGCTACGACGAAGCCTTCCCCATCTCGCACATCCGCTTCTGGGTGCTGCAGATTATCTTCGTGTCCACGCCCACCTTGATCTACCTGGGACACGTGCTGCACATTGTCCGCATGGAGGAGAAACGccgggagaaggaggaggagcagcgGAAGGCCAGCAGGCACCAGGAGGAGAGAGACCCTCTGTACAGgaacggaggaggaggagggaaaaagGAGAAGCCCCCAATCAGAGACGAGCATGGTAAAATCCGCATCCGGGGAGCTCTTCTGCGCACGTACGTGTTCAACATCATCTTCAAGACCCTGTTCGAAGTGGGCTTCATCCTGGGTCAGTACTTCCTGTATGGCTTCCAGCTCAGCCCCCTGTATAAGTGTGGTCGCTGGCCCTGCCCCAACACGGTTGACTGCTTCATCTCACGCCCCACAGAGAAGACCATCTTCATCATCTTCATGCTGGTGGTAGCCTGCGTCTCCCTGCTGCTCAACCTGCTGGAGATATACCACCTGGGATGGAAGAAGGTGAAGCAGGGGGTCAGCAACGAGTTTGCGCCCGACCGAATGGCGCTCCCCCTGGCCAGAGACGAGGCGGTGGAGTCCAATATGATCCAGGAGGGGATCGCCCACCCGGCCCTCAACTGCCTGCCCACGTACGGTGGCGTGAACGTGGTGTACCTGCCCAACGAGCAGGCAAACGCCACGGCCGCTTTATCCGAGCAGCAGGCAGCGGCAGCGGAACTCAAGATGGACCCTTTCCATGAAGACTTCCTGTTGGAGGCTCTTCCCACATCCTTCTACGGCAGCGAGGGCAGTGGCCAGCAGCAGTCCGTGGAGCAGAACTGGGCCAACATGGCCATGGAGCTGCAGACTCTGGACGCT GAGCAGTCACCCCCTCCACCGGACACTGCCCCTCCTATCCCTGACTCCCgctcctccaccctccccctgGGAGAATCGAGAAGGAGTGAGGAGCACCAGCAGCAGGAAGAAGAGGAAGCGGAGGCGGCGCTGCCACTGATGCACGTTGATGATGTCACGGTGACCCGGGTGGAGATGCACGAGCCGCCCGTTTTCATAGCGGCGGACGCCCGCAGGCTGAGCATGGCCAGCAAGACCAGCAGTGTCCGAGCCCGGCCCGACGACCTTGCCGTgtaa